The following nucleotide sequence is from Tachyglossus aculeatus isolate mTacAcu1 chromosome 11, mTacAcu1.pri, whole genome shotgun sequence.
caattgaatgaatgaatattactctatttattttacttgtacgtatttactattctatttattttattttgttaatatgttttgttttgttgtccgtctccccgcttctagaccgcgtGCCAGCTGTTCAGTCTAGaagtccttacctccttcccctccccacagcccctgtatgtatatgtttgtacatatttattactctatttattttacttgtacatatttattctattttgttattaagttttgttgtctgtctcccccttctagactgtgagcccactgttggatagggactgtctctatatgttgccaacttgtacttcccaagctctccccctcgtccccttctccatctcccccatcttacctccttcccttccccacagcacctgtatagatgtatatatgtttgtacatatttattactctatttatttatttattttacttgtacacctctattctatttattttattttgttagtatgtttggttttgttctctgtctcccccttctagactgtgagcccgctgttgggtagggactgtctctatgtgttgccgacttgtacttcccaagcgcttagtccagtgctctgcacacagtaagcgctcaataaatacggttgattgattagtacggtgctctgcacacagtaagcactcaataaatatgattgattgattgattagtacagtgctctgcacacagtaagcgctcaataaatatgattgattgattgattagtatggtgctctgcacacagtaagcgctcaataaatacgactgattgattgattaggacagtgttctgcacacagtaagcgctcaataaatacgattgaatgaaggaatgaaaagtgctggggggatcaataaagggagcaagtcagggccatgcagaagggagtaggagaagaggaagggggagggccatTTCCCTGACCTCCATTTCCAGAGCAAGCAaccaaattcaatcattcatccattcagtcgtatttattgagtgcttactgtgtgcggagcgcttggaaagtatagtacaccaataatgagagacaatccctgcccacagcgggctcacagtctggggggggagacagacatcaatacaagtacacaggcgtcaatagaaataaatagaattatagatatatacatatataagtgctgtggggcagggagagggggaaagagcgaagagagtgagtcagggtgatgcggaagggagtgggagctgaggaaaattggGGTTTAGTCAGGCCAGGGGAGCTGCAGTGTCcttaggtggggagggagggccagcCTCTTGTGTCCAAaggggcgattcattcattcaatcgtatttattgagcgcttactgtgtgcagagcactgttctaagtgcttgggaagtactctatgtgttgccaatctacTTCCATGTTTAGAACACGTGGACGGCgagcccgtcattcattcattcattcaattgtatttactgagcgcttactgtgtgcagagcactgcactaagcgcttgggaagtccaagttggcaacatatagagacagtccctacccaacagcgggctcacagtctattcaatcgtatttactgagcgcttactgtgtgcagagcactgcactaagcgcttgggaagtccaagttggcaacatatagagacggtccccacccaacaacgggctcacttgagAAAcggcgcggctcaatggaaagcgcacgggcttgggagccagaggtcatgggttcaaatgccggctctgccaattgtcacctgtgtgactttgggcgagtcacttaacttctctgtgcctcagggacctcatctgtataatggggattaagactgtgagccccacgtgggacaatctgaccaccttgtatcctccccagtgcttagaacagtgttttgtacatagtaagcgcttaacaaatgccattattattattactattattagaagggggagacagacaacaaaattaaatgtatatgtttgtacatatttattactctattttacttgtacatatctactctattttattgttagtatgtttggttttgttctctgtctcccccttttagactgtgagcccactgttgggtagggactgtctctacatgttgccaacttgtacttcccaagcgcttagtacagtgctctgcacacagtaagcgctcaataaatacgattgatgatgatgatgttgccaacttgtacttcccaagcgcttagtacagtgctcagcacacagtaagcgctcaataaatacgattgattgattgattgtaagggaGCACGTGTGTATTCCACCCTAGAGGCCATGACTGTCTatggtttgtgtgtctgtgtgggagtAGGTGTGTGGAAGGTGGAGCGTGTGAATGAGTGTGCCAACTTACGCAAGGCAAGACTCGTGTGTGCATGCCACCGTGAGCGCGCGTGGGTACGTGAGTGACCCGCTGTGCGGGGCACcgccatccccctctcccacagCTATGACCGCGGGGCCACGGTGGCTGGCGTGGTGGGCGTGGGCCGGCTGATCACCGGCATGGATCGGGGGCTGCAGGGCATGTGTGTCAACGAGCGTCGCCGCCTGATCGTGCCTCCGCACCTCGGCTACGGGAGCATCGGCGTTGGTAAGGGAGCCCCGGGGGGGCCGTTTGCCGGGGTCTCCGATCCTCAACCTGCAGCTGCACGGCTGAGATCTTTACCCGCAACCATGGCTGGGGCCTCTGGCCCCTCTCCCAGGACTGCATGGCTGCAGCCTCCGGCCTCCCTCCCTTTGGCCTCCCTCTCGGGGCTGCATGGCTGGGGCCTCTTGTCTCCCACCTGGGGCCTCTGATCCTCTCGTACTCCTCAGCTGGGCTGATCCCGCCGGACGCCACGCTGTACTTTGACGTGATCCTGCTGGACATCTGGAACAAGGAGGACAAGCCCCAGGTCACCACGCTGTTCCGGCCGCCCAGCTGCAACCGCACCGTCCAGGACTCCGACTTTGTCCGCTACCACTACAACGGGACGCTGCTGGATGGCACCCACTTCGACTCCAGGTCAGGCAGGTGGGGCGGGACCCCCGAGGCCCCGGGGTGCAGCCGGGCCCCTGGAAGGGTCAGGGGGCATGGCGGGGCTTCTGGAAGGGGGCAGAGATCCCACCTCCTGGGCCTCCTGCTATGAATGGTCAGAGCCGCTCAGCTTGGGTTCACAGCAGTCATGCAGATTAAGACCAAACTACCAGCCCACATCCAGATACGCAACATTCCACCCAGGAAGCTCGGTTATCCACGTTCGAACATCCACACGGTTCCTCAAAACCCACAGATAAAGTTATCCACGTTCGAACATCCACACGGTTCCTCAAAACCCACAGATAAAGTTATCCACGTTCGAACATCCACACGGTTCCTCAAAACCCACAGATAACAGGCAGATGGTTCAAGGAGCTTCCACGGGGCAGTTCTGAGTCCCAATCCTGCCCACTCTCTGGGGAAGAGGGAATTGAGCGGGCAAACGGCAGCAGGCGGGCGGTGAGCGGGAGGGAGGAAAAGCTCAAGGGCCTGGATTGTCCACAAGCCTGGCTACCAACCTCCAGGATCATGGAGAGGTGGCTGAATTTCTGGCTCACAAGGGCCAACAGAAAGTAACAAAGCAGCGGGATCCCAGTCACCGCCCCCGAGACATCTCCCCTAGAGCCCGTGTGGTAAGGAAGCTCTTCCCAGAGCGACGGCACCGGTGCTTTCCCGAAGTGTCAGACTTGGCCATCGTTCCTCGAATGCCTGCTCTGCCAGGCCTGGAAGCccttgggaagaggagggagggttcGGCCTGCTTAGCAGGGCCAGGAGAGATATCAGGCTTCTGGCCAGCTCCCCGTTTTGGGTCTCGGGTCTGCGCAGCTACAGTAAGGGGAGCACCTATGACACCTACATCGGCTCCGGCTGGCTCATCAAGGGCATGGACCAGGGGCTGTTGGGCACCTGCGCGGGCGAACGGCGGAAGATAATCGTCCCCCCGTTCCTGGCATACGGAGAGAAAGGCTATGGTGAGGACTCAGCTGAGGATGGATCCTCTGGATGGTTGGGGTCACTGGGGCGAGGGGGCAGAGCCTGGGGTCTGCCGGGGCAGGGGAGCAGAGCCCGCGTCCCTGAAGTGTTGGGGTGGCCTCCATACCTGGgtgtccccccccagccccgcccaatcatgatcatcatcatcaatcgtatttattgagcgcttactatgtgcagagcactgtagtaagcgcttgggaagtacaaattggcaacatatagagacagtccctacccaacagtgggctcacagtctaaaacggggagacggagaacaaaaccaaacatactaacaaaataaaataaataggatagatatgtacaagtaaaatagagtaataaatatgtacaaacatatatacatatatacaggtgctgtggggaagggaaggaggtaagatggggggatggagagggggacgagggggagaggaaggaaggggctcagtctgggaaggcctcctggaggaggtgagctctcagcagggccttgaagggaggaagagagcgagcttggtggaggggcagagggagggcattccaggcccgggggaggacgtgggccgggggtcgatggcgggacaggcgagaacgaggtacggtgaggagattagtggcggaggagcggagggtgcgggctgggctggagaaggagagaagggaggtgaggtaggagggggcaaggtgatggacagctttgaagcccagggtgaggagtttctgcctgataatcaTACTAGCCACccctatctttcccctctcccagggaCAGTGATCCCCCCACAGGCCTCGCTGGTGTTCCACGTCCTGCTGGTGGACCTCCACAACCCCAAGGATGGGGTGCAGCTGGAGACGCTGCTTCAGCCCCCCGAATGCGGGCGCAGGGCTGTACCGGGCGACTTCATCCGCTACCACTACAACGGCTCCCTCCTGGATGGCACGCTCTTCGACTCCAGGTCTGCGGGCCACCGGGGCGTGGGTGGGCTCTGggctgagaggggaaggagggggcgggggccggggactGGTTGGAGACGGATGCCCATCAATGCCCATCCTGACAATGGCAGAGTCGGCAGCTCTGGCTtagttagaaacagcatggcttagtggaaagagtccaggaccGAACCCTTGCCTGCtggttgagtgaccttgggagagtcacttcacttctgcaaaGTATgggtgaaatgcctgttctccctctcctcgagactgtgaaccccatgtggggcagggatcgtgtccgatctgattgtctggtatctactccaatgcctgtatatatgtttgtacatatttattactctatttatttatttatttattttacttgtacatatctattctatttattttattttggtagtatgtttggttttgttctctgtctcccccttttagactgtgagcccactgttgggtagggaccgtctctatatgttgccaatttgtacttcccaagcgcttagtacagtgctctgcacatagtaagcgctcaataaatacgactgatgatgatatgccCCCACAGTTACTCACGCAACCACACGTACAACACGTACATCGGGCAGGGCTACATCATCACGGGcatggaccagggcctgcaggGCGTATGCATCGGGGAGAAGAGACGCATCACCGTGCCCCCACACCTGGCCTACGGAGAGAACGGGGCAGGTAGGGCCGGGCCAGCCGGGCGGGCGGGCAGCAGCCCCCAAAACCGGCCGGCTCCCCCCGGGGCCCTCCCTAAGTCCCTCTTTCGGAGCCCCGCTGCTAGGATGCTGACCCCCAAGAGAACCCAGAATGTGGACTAGTATGACTTCCAAAGAGACTAAGGATGACTAGTATGTATACTAGTAGTAGGATGGCTAGTATGACTTCCAAAGAGACTAAGGATATTTGGGGATATTTGGGGTCCCCTGGGAGGGGACAGAACACACGGCCAGGCCCCGTGACCTCAGCAGGCCTCATCCCGGGCCCCACGTCGCCAGGGACCGGGCTCCAggttggggagaggtgggagttgCTACGTCCTTGATGGAGGGAAGCGGACCCTGGAGCTCCCTTGGACCAGTTAGCATCTCCAGACCCCAAGGCCTAGGAAGAGGGGGGTCCCCACAGCTCCTCCCTCAGAAGTGGGGAGCAGGAAGCGTTTAAAGCAGCTTTGCAAGCGGTTGCCTGCTCAGGCCAGTAGCAAAGAACACTCATTGGAGTCCCTCGATTCTTAAGAAACTTGGgaaagggtgaggggagagggatttccagcagagctgagatggagggagagggaggcggcACCTGGGCCCCCGGCTCCCACCTGTCACGGGGAGGGGGGACAGGCTGGGGTCCTCTCCGTCCCCAAACTCAACAAGCTCACTGGCCTCAGGCGACAAGATCCCCGGCTCGGCCGTCCTCGTCTTCGACGTTCACGTCCTCGACTTCCACAACCCCGCGGACCCGGTGGAGGTGCGGACCCTGGTCCGGCCCGAGAGCTGCAATGAGACCTCCAGGCTGAGGGACTACGTGCGCTACCACTACAACTGCTCCCTGATGGATGGCACCCGGCTCTTTTCCTCGTGAGTGCCACCGTTTGCACACCCTGGGGTGGGTCGGTTGCAACGGGGAACCGCGTGACACCAGGTGTGTTAAACAGTGAATCTGAGTCCCGGACGCACACCACTGCATACTGCGTCCACCTCATCACCGACATGGCTGACCGGGGTTCCCCGGGAGAGCCAGGCCTCACCCCTCACCTGAGGGCAGGCTCTGCccctgataagcagcatggcctagtggatagagaacaggcctgggagctgctgtgtgacctagggcgagtcccttcacttctctgggcctcagtgacctcatctggaaaatagggattgagactcctggggcggggagtgtgtccaaccccatttgcttgtatccaccccggcgtttagtacagtgcctggcgcacggtaagtgcttaacaaataccgttattattgttccTATTATTATGTGGTCAAACGGGCAGCCATGACCGAAGGGAGGCTCAGGTGAACCGGAGGGGTGGACCAGGCTGTGGACCCTGGAGGGCTTTCCggatggtgggtggggagggactgtcgtTCCGGcacagccccaatcaatcaacggtatatattaagcgcttactgtgtgcagagcaccgtactaagcacttaggaaagtacaataatatagAATCGGCTCTCTGTCCTCAGACATGACTACGGGCAGCCCCAGGAGGTGACGCTGGGGGCCAACACGGTGATCGAAGGGCTGAACACGGGGCTGCAGGGCATGT
It contains:
- the FKBP10 gene encoding peptidyl-prolyl cis-trans isomerase FKBP10 isoform X2, translated to MDRGLQGMCVNERRRLIVPPHLGYGSIGVAGLIPPDATLYFDVILLDIWNKEDKPQVTTLFRPPSCNRTVQDSDFVRYHYNGTLLDGTHFDSSYSKGSTYDTYIGSGWLIKGMDQGLLGTCAGERRKIIVPPFLAYGEKGYGTVIPPQASLVFHVLLVDLHNPKDGVQLETLLQPPECGRRAVPGDFIRYHYNGSLLDGTLFDSSYSRNHTYNTYIGQGYIITGMDQGLQGVCIGEKRRITVPPHLAYGENGAGDKIPGSAVLVFDVHVLDFHNPADPVEVRTLVRPESCNETSRLRDYVRYHYNCSLMDGTRLFSSHDYGQPQEVTLGANTVIEGLNTGLQGMCVGEQRRLIIPPHLGHGEHGARGVPGSAVLLFEVELVALEEGLPEGYLFIWHGDPPGSLYQDMDRDQDGQITLEEFSAFIKAQVAEGKGRLLPGQDPDKTIADMFRNQDRNQDGTITSAELKLKLDEDQERIHEEL
- the FKBP10 gene encoding peptidyl-prolyl cis-trans isomerase FKBP10 isoform X1, with the translated sequence MSPGPGPAGPSRPLHQHQHHPFLLLLLLLLLWGPSGAGGRASPGALEDVVIDRYFVPKLCPREVQIGDFVRYHYNGSFQDGLQFDSSYDRGATVAGVVGVGRLITGMDRGLQGMCVNERRRLIVPPHLGYGSIGVAGLIPPDATLYFDVILLDIWNKEDKPQVTTLFRPPSCNRTVQDSDFVRYHYNGTLLDGTHFDSSYSKGSTYDTYIGSGWLIKGMDQGLLGTCAGERRKIIVPPFLAYGEKGYGTVIPPQASLVFHVLLVDLHNPKDGVQLETLLQPPECGRRAVPGDFIRYHYNGSLLDGTLFDSSYSRNHTYNTYIGQGYIITGMDQGLQGVCIGEKRRITVPPHLAYGENGAGDKIPGSAVLVFDVHVLDFHNPADPVEVRTLVRPESCNETSRLRDYVRYHYNCSLMDGTRLFSSHDYGQPQEVTLGANTVIEGLNTGLQGMCVGEQRRLIIPPHLGHGEHGARGVPGSAVLLFEVELVALEEGLPEGYLFIWHGDPPGSLYQDMDRDQDGQITLEEFSAFIKAQVAEGKGRLLPGQDPDKTIADMFRNQDRNQDGTITSAELKLKLDEDQERIHEEL